From Lathamus discolor isolate bLatDis1 chromosome 24, bLatDis1.hap1, whole genome shotgun sequence:
ATGTTTTTTAGAGAAGCATCAGACACTGATACAACCTAATCTTAACAAGACCTTATATACCATTTGAAAACAGACTGCCAAATCTAAGCAATGGTAACAAGcagcataaaatatttttatggcaAAAACAAGGGGGAACACCAGAAAGGAGTGAGCTGGACAAGGAGTCAGGATATAGCTTTGAATGGAGGTGTTGGACTGGTTCCCATGTTCGCACTTCTTTACTCCCTCTTTCTTATACTTACATTGGTTTTTCTAGAAGCAGCAAGCATCCGCTTGGTCTCTGGGTCAGACCTTatcttctcttctgctgtgtttcagacttgcCTCCCCATCCATCACACCAAGATGACTTTCTGCTACCAGACCCAGTGTGAGGATTCCTGCTACTCACCCTGCAACTACGGGACTGTGTACAGCTACAGGACCTACGGCTGCGGAAGCCCCTGCAGCTACCGGACCTACGACTGTGGGAGCCCCTGTGGCTACCAGAGCTATGGGAGTCTGTCCGGTTACCGTGACTGCTACCCCTCCTACAGCTCTCGCTACTGCTACCCCTACTCTTCTCGCTACATCCGTAGATACAACTATGGGAGCTGCTACCCCTGCTAAACCAAGCCGTAGAACAACCAGATAGGAAATGAAAGGCAAAATAGTAATGTATGAATTTCACCTTTGCTAAGCTTCTGTGACAGTGACTGCAGTCAGGAATGGTCCTGAGTGCTTAGCACCTCTCTTCAATGTCTGCAGCTACTTTGAGTAACTTGCTATTAGGTTGAACTCTTCCTTTATAACCTTTGGATGTACTGTGTAGTTTGATGTGTAGCTTTACGACAGAAGATGCAGAGAGGAGAAGACACCTCGTCTTGCCATATAACGTGCTGACAGCTTTGCTCCTCACCAAACACCACCATAGACCCAAAAGCATCTACTGTGCAATCTTGTGACTCTGTTTAAAGGATGTGTGAATCCCTGAATGCTTCTCTTCTCTACTACTACAAGCTGTAACTGCTTCTTACTCTCATTAAAAGATCTTGCATCACAATACTGCTTTTtgttatatatttttcttttatatttgaCTTTACTAATTATTTACCTGAAACATGGCAAAAAAAGAGGCACAAGCTTCTCACATCTGCAGTTTTAAGCATCCCGTAGAATCTGAGGTGACAGAGGATGTGCTGAGCACTCTAATTTCTGTCTCCCCCAGGACAGTTCGAAAATCTCACGTCTGCCATGTCCTAATTCTGCCCCTCTTGCACAAAACACTGTTCTAGCTTAGAAATACTGgcttagaaataaaaagatttaaGAAAACTAAATCAGTGCTTACCGACTACATTCCAGCCCAAGTTATGCTACATTTGAGGATCCAAAATGCACTGAGACCCAAAATGCTGGACTACAtcagctttctgcagctctgaagtGGGTACCTAATATGAGAACACACAGGAGCTCACATTCATCTCTTCCCAGTGCGTTTCGAGGTTTCAATATTGCTATTTCTCCACGAGAGGTTACTTTGCACAGTTGGactgcatccccagcagcatgagcagcaggctgaggaagtgCATTCCCCTCCTCTACTCCACTCTGgtgagacacacacacacacatacacctgCAGTTCTACGTCGAGCTCTGGGGcatcagcataagaaggacatggagctttaaggtccctcctaacgcaaaccattctaggattatATGACTGTATGATGTCCTGTGAATGAGCTGTGAGCTTAGTCCTTCCTATCACTGCCCTGGCTGGGCTGGCTTTCCGGCATGCATCCTGTAATCATCTGCCAGCCTTCACCATCAGCAAAAACTGTTCTAcaaaggaagagcagaagcaTGCAGATTCCAGATAAGGAGAGGCTTGGAGGGGAAGCCTCTTCTTCCCCGTAATTACCAAGAGGACATGTGatagggaggaggaagagttgCTTACAGCAAAAGTGGCTACCAGCTTGATGACAAAGGGGTGAACCTACCAGGACTGTTCCCAAGCAGGAGCGATCTGGAGCCACAAGAATACTGAGTTTTGCAAGTGATTTCCAACAGGAAATGCTCCTTCTCCTGGTCTGCAGGAGCTTCAGGTCTCCAGCTAACACTGATCTGCATGTAGGAGGCACAATTATGGACTGTGACGCTGACTTTCTCTGGTGGGTAGACTGCAAGGAAAGGGATTGCTGTAGGGTTTCCTTCCTCATCCCGTAAGTGCCGGTTGCCACCAATTCCCAGCAGAAATGAGGTTCATGCGAATTTGCATCCACGTAAAAGCAGAGCATAGAAATGAAGCAGAACATAACACTTATTCAACAGGCTATTCAAGAGGTTGGAGAGGAGGCTGTGTAAGAGaaacctgaagaaaacaaacccacaagtCCTGGGTGAGCTGCCAGAAACACGCATCAAACCATGCTTTAAAAATTCACCATTCTGTTCTACAGGAACTCGTACTTCTGGAAACATATTTTGGACAAATTACCTACTAAAGCAAAGGCTTTTTATATTCAAAGGCTTTTTGTATTCACTGTGCTCAACTGTtactttagaatcatagaatcacagaatagttagggttggaaaggacctcaagatcatctagttccaacccccctgccatgggcagggacacctcacactaaaccatcctgcccaaggcttcatccaacctggccttgaacactgccagggatggagcagtcacaacctccctgggcaacccattccagtgcctcagcaccctcacaggaaagaactttctccttagatccaatctaaacttcccctgtttcagttttaacccgttaccccttgtgctgtcactgcagtccctgatgaagagtccctctgcagcatccctataggcccccttcaggtactggaaggctgctttgaggtctccacacagccttctcttctccaggctg
This genomic window contains:
- the LOC136004117 gene encoding scale keratin-like gives rise to the protein MTFCYQTQCEDSCYSPCNYGTVYSYRTYGCGSPCSYRTYDCGSPCGYQSYGSLSGYRDCYPSYSSRYCYPYSSRYIRRYNYGSCYPC